The following coding sequences lie in one Mycobacterium sp. Z3061 genomic window:
- a CDS encoding oxidoreductase translates to MATDIALVGPGAVGTTVAALLHAAGHRVLLCGHRPRDGIELRPDDAEPIVVPGPVHTDPDAVSGPVDVLILAVKATQNEAAAGWLARLCDENTVVAVLQNGVEQVEQVGPLSPSPHVIPGSVWFSAETQPEGWVRLRGEAALVLPTGRAAESFADLLRDAGCQVECNPDFVTVNWRKLLLNALAGLMALSGRRSGMFRRDDVAELGRRYMAECVAVARAEGAQLDDAVVEQLVESFRVVPEDMGTSILADREAHRRMEWDLRNGVIVRKARAHWLPTPISDVLVPLLAAASDGPG, encoded by the coding sequence ATCGCAACCGATATTGCACTCGTGGGCCCCGGCGCCGTCGGCACGACCGTCGCGGCTCTGTTGCATGCGGCCGGGCACCGGGTGTTGCTCTGCGGCCACCGACCGCGGGACGGCATTGAACTGCGCCCGGACGACGCCGAACCGATCGTGGTACCGGGCCCGGTGCACACCGATCCGGACGCCGTCAGCGGTCCGGTGGACGTGCTGATCCTGGCGGTCAAAGCCACCCAGAACGAGGCGGCGGCCGGCTGGCTGGCCCGGTTGTGCGATGAGAACACCGTCGTTGCCGTATTGCAGAACGGCGTCGAACAGGTCGAACAGGTCGGCCCGCTCTCGCCGTCTCCGCACGTGATACCGGGCAGCGTCTGGTTCTCTGCCGAGACGCAGCCGGAGGGTTGGGTGCGGTTGCGCGGTGAAGCGGCGCTGGTGCTGCCCACCGGGCGGGCGGCCGAATCGTTCGCCGACCTGCTGCGCGACGCGGGCTGCCAAGTGGAATGCAACCCCGACTTCGTCACCGTGAACTGGCGCAAGCTGCTGCTCAATGCGCTGGCCGGACTGATGGCGTTGTCCGGCCGGCGCTCCGGGATGTTCCGCCGGGACGACGTGGCCGAACTGGGCCGCCGGTATATGGCCGAGTGTGTGGCGGTAGCGCGCGCCGAGGGCGCCCAACTGGACGACGCGGTGGTGGAGCAGCTCGTCGAATCCTTTCGGGTGGTGCCCGAAGACATGGGCACCTCGATCCTGGCCGACCGGGAGGCGCACCGCCGGATGGAGTGGGACCTGCGTAACGGCGTCATCGTCCGCAAAGCCCGCGCGCACTGGCTGCCCACACCGATCAGCGACGTGCTGGTGCCGCTGCTCGCTGCCGCCAGCGACGGGCCGGGTTAG
- the aspS gene encoding aspartate--tRNA ligase — MLRSHAAGSLRDGDAGQQVTLAGWVARRRDHGGVIFIDLRDASGVAQVVFRETQVLAQAHRLRSEFCVAVTGVVEIRPEGNANPDIATGDIEVNATSLTVLGESAPLPFQLDEPAGEELRLKYRYLDLRREGPAAAIRLRSKVNAAAREVLGRHDFVEVETPTITRSTPEGARDFLVPARLHPGMFYALPQSPQLFKQLLMVAGMERYYQIARCYRDEDFRADRQPEFTQLDMELSFVDVEDVIAVSEEILTALWALIGYQIPTPIPRMTYADAMRRFGSDKPDLRFGLELVECAEFFKDTTFRVFQAPYVGAVVMPGGASQPRRTLDGWQEWAKQRGHRGLAYVLVGEDGTLGGPVAKNLSDAERDGLAAHVGANPGDCIFFSAGPVKTSRALLGAARIEIAHRLGLIDPDAWEFVWIVDPPLFEPAEDATASGDVAVGAGAWTAVHHAFTSPKREHEGSIESDPGAVLADAYDIVCNGNEIGGGSIRIHRRDIQERVFAVMGLDQAEAEEKFGFLLEAFTFGAPPHGGIAFGWDRINALLSRVDSIREVIAFPKTGGGVDPLTDAPAPITAQQRKESGIDFKPKQLDQS; from the coding sequence GTGCTGCGCAGCCACGCCGCGGGATCGCTTCGGGACGGCGATGCCGGGCAGCAGGTGACCCTGGCCGGGTGGGTGGCCCGCCGCCGCGACCACGGCGGCGTCATCTTCATCGATCTCCGCGACGCGTCCGGCGTCGCGCAGGTGGTGTTCCGCGAAACCCAGGTGCTGGCTCAGGCGCACCGGCTGCGCTCGGAGTTCTGCGTCGCGGTCACCGGTGTCGTCGAGATCCGTCCGGAGGGCAACGCGAACCCCGACATCGCCACCGGCGACATCGAGGTCAACGCCACCTCGCTGACCGTGCTCGGCGAATCGGCGCCGCTGCCGTTCCAGCTCGACGAGCCCGCGGGGGAGGAGTTGCGGCTGAAGTACCGCTACCTGGACCTGCGCCGCGAGGGCCCGGCCGCCGCAATTCGCTTGCGTTCCAAGGTCAACGCCGCGGCCCGCGAGGTGCTGGGGCGCCACGACTTCGTGGAGGTCGAGACGCCGACGATCACCCGGTCGACGCCGGAGGGTGCGCGCGACTTTCTGGTACCGGCGCGACTGCATCCCGGGATGTTCTACGCGCTGCCGCAGAGCCCGCAGTTGTTCAAGCAGCTGCTGATGGTGGCCGGGATGGAGCGCTACTACCAGATCGCGCGCTGCTACCGCGACGAGGACTTCCGCGCCGATCGCCAGCCCGAATTCACTCAGCTCGACATGGAGCTGAGCTTCGTCGACGTCGAGGACGTCATCGCGGTCTCCGAGGAGATCCTGACGGCACTCTGGGCGCTGATCGGCTACCAGATTCCGACGCCGATCCCGCGGATGACGTATGCCGATGCGATGCGCCGGTTCGGCTCTGACAAGCCCGACCTGCGGTTCGGCCTGGAGTTGGTCGAGTGCGCGGAGTTCTTCAAGGACACCACGTTCCGGGTGTTCCAGGCGCCCTACGTCGGCGCGGTGGTGATGCCGGGCGGGGCTTCTCAGCCGCGCCGCACGCTCGACGGCTGGCAGGAGTGGGCCAAGCAGCGCGGCCACCGGGGCCTGGCCTACGTGCTGGTCGGCGAGGACGGAACGCTGGGTGGGCCGGTGGCCAAGAACCTGTCCGACGCCGAACGCGACGGACTGGCCGCCCACGTCGGCGCGAACCCCGGTGACTGCATCTTCTTCTCGGCCGGGCCGGTGAAAACGTCTCGGGCGCTGTTGGGCGCGGCGCGCATCGAGATCGCGCACCGGCTGGGCCTGATCGACCCGGACGCGTGGGAGTTCGTGTGGATCGTCGACCCGCCGCTGTTCGAGCCTGCCGAGGACGCCACGGCGTCGGGCGACGTCGCGGTGGGCGCGGGAGCGTGGACGGCGGTGCACCACGCGTTCACCTCACCCAAGCGCGAACACGAGGGCAGCATCGAATCCGACCCAGGCGCCGTGCTGGCCGATGCCTACGACATCGTCTGCAATGGCAACGAGATCGGCGGCGGTTCGATCCGTATCCACCGTCGCGACATTCAGGAGCGGGTGTTCGCGGTGATGGGTCTGGACCAGGCCGAGGCCGAGGAGAAGTTTGGATTCTTGTTGGAGGCGTTCACCTTTGGCGCCCCGCCGCACGGTGGCATCGCCTTCGGCTGGGACCGGATCAACGCGCTGCTGTCCCGCGTCGACTCGATTCGCGAGGTGATCGCGTTCCCCAAGACAGGCGGGGGAGTCGACCCGCTGACCGACGCGCCGGCGCCGATCACGGCTCAGCAGCGCAAGGAGTCGGGAATAGATTTCAAACCCAAGCAGCTTGACCAATCATGA
- a CDS encoding nitroreductase family deazaflavin-dependent oxidoreductase produces MMTTPDTESIKAFNNGIVDEFRSNGGKVGGQFANADLLLLTTTGAKSGQPRIAPLAYFRVDGRLIIIGSFAGAPIDPAWVHNLRAQPRAHVEVGTEAFEVTAHELDRAERDAIFEQITAAAPGFAEYQAKTDRVIPLFELRRD; encoded by the coding sequence ATCATGACGACCCCGGACACCGAATCCATCAAAGCGTTCAACAACGGCATCGTCGATGAGTTCCGTTCCAACGGAGGCAAAGTCGGCGGCCAGTTCGCCAATGCCGATTTGCTGCTGCTGACCACCACCGGCGCCAAGTCGGGTCAGCCGCGCATCGCGCCGCTGGCCTATTTCCGCGTCGACGGTCGGCTGATCATCATCGGGTCGTTCGCCGGCGCGCCGATAGACCCGGCGTGGGTGCACAACCTGCGCGCTCAACCCCGGGCACACGTCGAGGTCGGCACCGAGGCGTTCGAGGTCACCGCGCACGAGTTGGACCGCGCCGAGCGCGACGCGATCTTCGAGCAGATCACCGCGGCGGCACCGGGCTTCGCCGAGTACCAGGCGAAGACCGACCGGGTCATCCCGCTGTTCGAGCTGCGCCGCGACTAG
- a CDS encoding serine/threonine-protein kinase → MPLENGERVADYSIVGWLGAGPLGDVYRASHPTSPHQVALKIPFTTTSQDRAFRMRFQREGSVALQITHPNLVRLHDIGDFDGRVWAARDYVDGTSAAELIAQHYPQGMPEREVCAIVDAVADPLDHLHRSGCLHRSVKPTNILVTPQRRILLSDFGTSSQLATTAPELATLPYLAPESATGADGPLADQYALAANAFYLLTGAPPPPLAARPARLSDHRPELSHLDQLFAKALSPQPNSRFRSCREFAAELTASAN, encoded by the coding sequence GTGCCGCTCGAGAACGGCGAACGGGTCGCCGACTACAGCATCGTCGGGTGGCTTGGCGCGGGTCCCCTCGGCGACGTCTATCGCGCCAGCCATCCCACGTCGCCACATCAGGTGGCTCTCAAGATTCCTTTCACGACCACGTCGCAGGACCGGGCCTTTCGCATGCGCTTCCAGAGAGAAGGCTCTGTCGCGTTGCAAATCACCCATCCGAACCTGGTGCGGCTGCACGACATCGGCGACTTCGACGGCCGGGTCTGGGCTGCAAGGGATTACGTGGACGGCACCAGCGCGGCGGAATTGATCGCGCAGCACTACCCGCAGGGCATGCCCGAACGTGAGGTGTGTGCCATCGTCGACGCGGTCGCTGACCCGCTCGACCACCTGCACCGCAGCGGCTGCCTACACCGAAGCGTCAAGCCCACGAATATTCTGGTGACCCCGCAACGGCGAATCCTGTTGTCCGACTTCGGAACGAGTAGCCAACTGGCCACCACCGCCCCTGAATTGGCGACTCTGCCGTACCTCGCACCCGAATCGGCCACCGGCGCTGATGGCCCGCTGGCCGACCAGTATGCACTGGCCGCCAACGCTTTCTACCTGTTGACCGGCGCCCCGCCCCCACCGTTGGCTGCCCGGCCGGCGCGGCTCAGCGACCATCGCCCCGAATTGAGTCACCTCGATCAACTGTTCGCCAAAGCGTTATCCCCTCAGCCCAACAGCCGATTTCGCAGCTGCCGAGAGTTCGCCGCTGAGCTGACGGCGTCGGCGAACTAG
- a CDS encoding aromatic acid exporter family protein produces MKTSLLAGMAGEGTAAVQRLRTALWPIAQTSVVAALAWYLTHDLLHHQQPFFAPISAVVCMSASNVLRARRATQMMVGVALGIAVGGGTEGFVGAGPVGIGVAVMIALSVAVLVGRGAIGQGLMFVNQTAVSAILVLVFSHTGIVVTERLFDSLIGGGLALVFALVLFPADPEKLLSDARAGVLAAAHETLVQTAGILDDSGTRHPDWPTSVSDHLHQEVGALIEARSTAEVAARRAPRRWAARRTVRDIDAQSAQLGLFASSVLHLARSVNRPPGRAAAPALKAAVAELTLATGLADVDYAAASAHLAAARRHAAELESGARDRNEVVVADVVSGCADDLQQVIERPSG; encoded by the coding sequence GTGAAGACTTCGCTGCTGGCCGGGATGGCCGGTGAGGGCACGGCCGCCGTCCAGCGATTGCGCACCGCGTTGTGGCCGATCGCCCAGACGTCGGTCGTCGCCGCGCTGGCCTGGTACCTGACCCATGACCTGCTGCATCATCAGCAACCGTTCTTCGCGCCGATCTCGGCGGTGGTGTGCATGTCGGCGAGCAATGTGCTTCGTGCGCGGCGCGCCACCCAGATGATGGTCGGGGTCGCGCTGGGCATCGCCGTGGGCGGCGGTACGGAAGGTTTCGTCGGCGCCGGACCGGTCGGGATCGGGGTGGCGGTGATGATCGCGCTGTCGGTCGCGGTGCTCGTCGGTCGCGGCGCCATCGGGCAGGGCTTGATGTTCGTCAACCAGACCGCCGTCTCGGCGATCCTGGTCCTGGTGTTCTCCCACACCGGCATCGTGGTGACCGAGCGCCTCTTCGATTCCCTGATCGGGGGCGGACTGGCGCTGGTATTCGCTCTCGTGCTGTTCCCCGCCGACCCGGAAAAGCTCCTCAGTGACGCGCGCGCCGGTGTCCTGGCGGCGGCACACGAGACGCTGGTGCAGACGGCCGGCATCCTCGATGATTCCGGCACTCGCCATCCCGACTGGCCCACATCCGTTTCCGACCACCTCCATCAGGAGGTCGGCGCCCTGATCGAGGCCCGATCCACGGCGGAAGTCGCCGCGCGTCGTGCGCCCCGCCGGTGGGCCGCACGCCGCACGGTTCGGGATATCGACGCCCAGTCCGCGCAGCTGGGCTTGTTCGCCAGTTCCGTGCTGCACCTGGCCCGCTCGGTTAATCGTCCGCCGGGCCGCGCGGCAGCGCCGGCCCTGAAGGCAGCGGTGGCCGAACTCACTCTGGCGACCGGACTCGCCGATGTCGATTACGCGGCGGCGTCCGCCCACCTTGCCGCCGCTCGCCGCCACGCCGCGGAACTGGAGTCCGGTGCCCGCGACCGAAACGAGGTGGTGGTCGCCGACGTGGTGTCGGGCTGCGCCGACGACCTACAGCAGGTGATCGAGCGGCCGTCAGGATGA
- a CDS encoding MmcQ/YjbR family DNA-binding protein, which produces MATWDDVARIVGELPLTTEQSPRDWRVGKKLLAWERPLRKSDIEALTRDGVQPPPGDILGVRVPDEGVKFALVADEPNVYFTTPHFNGYPAVLVKLGEIAVADLRELITEAWLTQAPKQLVKEFLAKSS; this is translated from the coding sequence GTGGCCACCTGGGACGACGTGGCCCGCATCGTCGGTGAGCTGCCGCTGACCACCGAGCAGTCACCGCGCGACTGGCGGGTGGGCAAGAAATTGCTGGCGTGGGAGCGACCGCTGCGGAAATCCGATATCGAGGCGCTGACCCGCGACGGGGTGCAGCCACCCCCGGGTGACATCCTCGGCGTGCGGGTGCCGGACGAGGGGGTGAAGTTCGCGCTGGTCGCTGACGAGCCCAACGTGTACTTCACCACCCCGCACTTCAACGGCTACCCGGCCGTACTGGTCAAACTTGGTGAGATCGCGGTCGCCGACCTGCGGGAGTTGATCACCGAAGCGTGGCTGACGCAGGCACCGAAGCAGCTCGTCAAGGAGTTCCTGGCCAAGTCATCCTGA
- a CDS encoding SDR family oxidoreductase — MSQLTGKTALVTGGNSGIGLAAAQRLAAEGAHVFLTGRNQQTIDAAVASIGEDATGIRADVSNADDLATVAAAIESRGKGLDVLFANAGGGEFAPLGDITFEQFSGTFMTNVGGTLFTVQTMLPLLNRGSSIILTGSTAAYNGTPAFTVYAATKAAIRSFGRTWAAELVGRGIRVNTVIPGPVETPGLKGLAPAGQEQELLDGEAAKVPMGRLGRPDEIAAAVLFLASDQSSFMTGTELFVDGGAEQI, encoded by the coding sequence ATGAGCCAACTGACCGGCAAGACGGCACTCGTCACCGGCGGCAACTCGGGCATCGGCCTGGCGGCCGCGCAGCGGCTGGCCGCCGAGGGCGCTCACGTCTTTCTCACCGGCCGGAACCAACAGACGATTGACGCCGCCGTGGCCTCCATCGGCGAGGATGCGACGGGTATTCGCGCCGATGTGTCGAACGCCGACGACCTGGCAACCGTGGCCGCGGCGATCGAGTCGCGCGGCAAGGGACTTGACGTGCTCTTCGCGAATGCCGGTGGCGGAGAGTTCGCGCCATTGGGCGACATCACTTTCGAACAGTTCAGCGGCACATTCATGACGAACGTGGGCGGTACGTTGTTCACCGTGCAGACGATGCTGCCGCTTCTCAACCGCGGATCGTCGATCATCCTGACGGGTTCCACGGCCGCCTACAACGGGACGCCCGCGTTCACCGTGTACGCGGCCACCAAAGCGGCGATCCGTTCGTTCGGCCGGACCTGGGCTGCCGAGCTGGTGGGGCGCGGCATCCGGGTCAACACCGTCATCCCGGGACCGGTCGAGACGCCGGGTCTGAAAGGCCTGGCGCCCGCCGGCCAGGAGCAGGAATTACTGGATGGTGAGGCGGCAAAGGTTCCGATGGGCCGTCTCGGCCGGCCCGACGAGATCGCAGCCGCAGTTCTCTTCCTTGCCTCTGATCAAAGTAGCTTCATGACCGGCACCGAACTGTTCGTCGACGGCGGCGCTGAACAGATCTGA
- a CDS encoding alpha/beta fold hydrolase, producing MQGHEMKSLADLAGEGTRVLTTLVRDVHHGIARRVFTSIGPAAKPVQVIHDTTASAVYTLVDGAVRGSLYGAGALAAHTLSNDEDETVLARPRVAGAIAAVNGIYGDEMTNRENGFALSMQVRRRGEPVPLTAEAIAEAFPRATGRIAIFVHGWCMTERSWWRTPRTGDGVRPYGKRLRKDLGFTPVFVRYNSGHHISENGQALADLLHRLHELWPAAVEDVVLVGHSMGGLVSRSACHYGRDQQHPWTDAVRHVVCLGSPHLGADLEKGVNVAAWALAKLPETRGLAAFLNTRSAGVKDLRFGALLHEDWRDSDPDEFLRDRCQEVPFLPHAVYHFVSTTAAPRAVGLLMGDHLVRPKSAAGLGRSRRIPFEAAHGLTLTGLNHFDLLNHPSIYEKLVAWLSHTPALTQPESVG from the coding sequence GTGCAGGGACACGAAATGAAGTCGCTGGCCGACCTCGCGGGCGAAGGCACGCGGGTCCTGACCACCCTGGTTCGTGATGTTCATCACGGCATCGCCAGGCGCGTTTTCACCTCCATAGGTCCGGCGGCCAAACCCGTGCAGGTGATTCACGACACCACAGCCTCGGCCGTCTACACCCTGGTCGACGGCGCGGTGCGGGGTTCCCTGTACGGCGCGGGGGCGCTGGCGGCGCACACCCTGAGCAACGACGAGGACGAGACGGTCCTGGCGCGGCCGCGGGTCGCGGGCGCGATCGCCGCGGTCAACGGGATCTACGGCGACGAGATGACCAACCGGGAAAACGGCTTTGCGCTGTCCATGCAGGTCCGACGCAGGGGTGAACCGGTCCCCCTGACCGCGGAAGCCATCGCGGAGGCCTTTCCCCGGGCCACCGGGCGGATAGCGATATTCGTGCACGGCTGGTGCATGACGGAACGGTCATGGTGGCGCACGCCGCGCACCGGCGACGGGGTGCGCCCCTACGGCAAACGGCTGCGCAAGGACCTCGGCTTCACGCCGGTGTTCGTGCGTTACAACAGCGGCCACCACATCTCGGAGAACGGCCAGGCGCTGGCCGACCTGCTGCACCGGTTGCACGAATTGTGGCCGGCGGCAGTCGAGGACGTGGTCCTCGTCGGCCACTCCATGGGTGGCCTGGTGTCCCGCAGCGCCTGCCACTACGGGCGTGATCAGCAACACCCGTGGACTGACGCTGTTCGGCACGTGGTGTGCCTGGGCTCCCCGCACCTGGGCGCCGACCTCGAAAAGGGTGTCAACGTCGCGGCGTGGGCGCTGGCGAAGCTGCCCGAGACGCGGGGTCTGGCGGCGTTTCTGAACACTCGCAGCGCCGGGGTGAAGGACCTGCGGTTCGGCGCGCTGCTCCACGAGGACTGGCGCGACAGCGACCCGGACGAGTTCCTGCGCGACCGCTGCCAGGAGGTGCCCTTCCTGCCCCATGCGGTCTACCACTTCGTCTCCACCACCGCGGCGCCCCGGGCTGTCGGACTGCTGATGGGCGACCACCTGGTGCGCCCCAAGAGCGCGGCGGGCCTGGGCCGGTCGCGGAGAATTCCGTTCGAGGCCGCTCATGGCCTCACCCTGACCGGCCTCAATCACTTCGACCTGCTCAACCACCCGTCGATCTACGAAAAGTTGGTGGCGTGGCTCAGTCACACTCCGGCCCTGACGCAGCCGGAATCGGTCGGTTAG
- a CDS encoding transglutaminase family protein translates to MAAKRYRVTHRTEYRYSDVVTSSYGRGFLTPRDSLRQRCVAHELIIDPAPADSSTSRDSYGNISSYFHVTEPHRALTIVSDSIVDVAPQAAGIYSTGPALQPWENARPSGAQGALACDFALDLTPPEITDEVREYAAPSFEPGRPLVEVLRDLASRIFRDFTYRSGSTTVSTRVNEVLTAREGVCQDFARLAIACLRANGLAACYVSGYLATDPPPGKDRMIGIDATHAWASVWTPQQPGQFEWLGLDPTNDQLVDQRYIVVGRGRDYADVPPLRGIIYTNSERSVIDVGVDVVPFEGDALHA, encoded by the coding sequence CTGGCCGCAAAACGCTACCGGGTCACGCACCGTACGGAGTACCGCTACTCCGACGTCGTGACCAGCTCCTACGGGCGCGGGTTCCTCACACCGCGAGACTCGTTGCGGCAGCGCTGCGTTGCGCACGAACTGATTATCGATCCGGCCCCGGCCGACAGTTCGACCAGCCGCGACTCCTACGGCAACATCAGCTCGTATTTCCACGTGACCGAACCGCATCGCGCCCTCACCATCGTCAGCGACTCGATCGTCGACGTCGCGCCGCAGGCGGCCGGGATCTACAGCACCGGGCCGGCACTGCAACCGTGGGAGAACGCGCGGCCCAGCGGCGCGCAGGGAGCGCTGGCCTGTGACTTCGCGCTGGACCTGACGCCTCCGGAAATCACCGACGAGGTTCGTGAGTACGCCGCGCCCAGCTTCGAGCCGGGACGTCCGCTGGTTGAGGTGCTGCGCGACCTGGCGTCGCGAATTTTCCGTGACTTCACCTACCGTTCGGGCTCGACCACGGTTTCCACGCGGGTAAATGAGGTTCTGACGGCCCGGGAAGGGGTATGCCAGGACTTCGCGCGGTTGGCGATTGCCTGCCTGCGCGCCAATGGTTTGGCGGCCTGCTACGTATCCGGTTATCTGGCTACCGACCCACCCCCTGGAAAGGATCGAATGATAGGCATTGACGCCACCCACGCCTGGGCGTCGGTGTGGACGCCGCAGCAACCGGGGCAGTTCGAGTGGCTGGGGCTTGATCCCACCAACGACCAACTGGTTGACCAGCGCTACATCGTGGTCGGACGCGGCCGCGACTACGCGGACGTGCCGCCGTTGCGCGGCATCATCTATACCAACTCGGAACGTAGCGTGATCGACGTCGGTGTCGACGTCGTCCCGTTCGAAGGGGATGCGCTGCATGCGTGA
- a CDS encoding putative zinc-binding metallopeptidase, with the protein MRDFHCPNCGQRLAFENSECLSCHSALGFSLDQMALLVIAKRDEDSEHAGAVAANEYQLCANLYVAECNWLVPVGHPGGLCESCALTIERPNDNDAVGLAEFARAEAAKRRLVAELHELSLPIIGRDQDPDYGLAFRLLSSAHENVITGHENGVITLDLAEGDDVHREQLRVEMEEPYRTLLGHFRHEVGHYYFYRLVRSPEYLQRFNELFGDPDSDYQAALDRHYSQGAPEGWQETFVSSYATMHPAEDWAETFAHYLHIRDTLDTSASCGLAPAAATFDRPPLGPSAFPTIIEMWLPLSWSLNMVNRSMGHDDLYPFVLPPAVLDKMQFVHTVIEEVTQQLQAAS; encoded by the coding sequence ATGCGTGACTTCCATTGCCCCAACTGCGGCCAGCGTCTGGCCTTCGAAAACTCAGAATGCCTGTCCTGCCACAGCGCACTGGGGTTCTCCCTGGACCAGATGGCGCTGCTGGTGATCGCCAAACGCGACGAAGACAGTGAGCACGCCGGCGCGGTGGCCGCCAACGAATATCAGTTGTGCGCGAACCTCTATGTCGCCGAATGCAATTGGCTGGTTCCGGTCGGTCACCCGGGCGGGCTGTGCGAGTCGTGCGCGCTGACGATCGAGCGGCCGAACGACAACGACGCGGTCGGGCTGGCGGAGTTCGCCCGGGCCGAGGCGGCCAAGCGCCGGTTGGTCGCCGAGCTGCACGAGCTGAGTCTGCCGATCATCGGGCGCGACCAGGATCCGGACTACGGACTGGCGTTCCGGCTATTGTCCAGTGCGCATGAGAACGTCATCACCGGGCACGAAAACGGGGTCATCACACTGGATCTGGCCGAGGGTGACGACGTGCACCGCGAACAGCTACGGGTGGAGATGGAAGAGCCCTACCGCACCCTGCTCGGGCACTTCCGCCACGAAGTCGGGCACTACTACTTCTACCGTCTGGTCCGGTCACCGGAGTACCTGCAGCGATTCAACGAGTTGTTCGGTGACCCTGACTCCGACTACCAGGCGGCGCTGGACCGTCACTACAGCCAGGGGGCGCCCGAGGGTTGGCAGGAGACGTTCGTCTCGTCGTACGCGACCATGCACCCGGCCGAAGACTGGGCCGAGACGTTCGCGCACTACCTGCACATCCGGGACACACTGGACACCTCGGCGTCCTGCGGCCTGGCGCCGGCGGCCGCCACGTTCGATCGGCCGCCGTTGGGGCCCAGCGCTTTTCCAACAATCATTGAGATGTGGCTGCCGTTGTCGTGGTCGCTGAACATGGTGAACCGCTCGATGGGGCACGACGATCTGTATCCGTTCGTGCTGCCGCCGGCGGTATTGGACAAGATGCAGTTCGTGCACACCGTGATCGAAGAAGTGACCCAGCAGTTGCAGGCCGCCAGCTGA